The Streptomyces cynarae genome contains a region encoding:
- a CDS encoding VOC family protein codes for MSHIPVNKGGPLTPHQDLHSEQGALRGEHPGRARNPVIKVADLAWLEFEKPDLDRAEVFARDFGFAIAARTEQELWLRGTFAGSPCMVIRRGRASRFLGPAFRAAERADVDRLAAAVGHTVRDIDVPGGGRSVALFDPSGLPVRVVHCAEPLPALPGQVPLILNTGIEGRRTNTTQRPPREPSRIQRLGHVVLETRTFTRTLDWYLDTLGMIVSDFLFLDGQRQRGPTMAFIRCDQGSLPVDHHTLALHLGPGTGYVHSAYQVTDLDAIAAGGEYLAERGYQRSWGIGRHIQGSQLFDYWRDPDRFMLEHFADGDLFSCDLEPGWAPMSASGLAQWGPPVTRDFLGTSPSPAKLREVMTALRDDNELDPARLLGLMKAMSS; via the coding sequence ATGTCCCACATCCCCGTTAACAAGGGCGGTCCTCTGACGCCCCACCAAGACCTCCACAGTGAGCAGGGCGCCCTGCGCGGCGAACACCCCGGCCGAGCCCGGAATCCCGTGATCAAAGTGGCGGACCTGGCCTGGCTGGAGTTCGAGAAGCCCGACCTGGACCGGGCCGAGGTGTTCGCCCGTGACTTCGGCTTCGCGATCGCCGCACGCACCGAGCAGGAGCTGTGGCTGCGCGGCACGTTCGCGGGCTCGCCCTGCATGGTCATCCGGCGTGGGCGGGCGTCCCGCTTCCTCGGGCCGGCGTTCCGCGCGGCCGAGCGGGCCGATGTGGACCGGCTGGCCGCCGCCGTCGGACACACCGTCCGGGACATCGACGTCCCCGGCGGCGGCCGGTCGGTCGCCCTGTTCGATCCCTCGGGACTCCCGGTGCGGGTGGTGCACTGCGCCGAACCGCTGCCCGCGCTGCCCGGGCAGGTGCCGCTGATCCTCAACACCGGCATCGAAGGCCGTCGTACGAACACCACCCAGCGCCCGCCCCGTGAGCCGTCCCGCATCCAGCGCCTCGGGCATGTGGTGCTGGAGACGCGGACGTTCACCCGCACCCTGGACTGGTACCTGGACACCCTTGGCATGATCGTGTCCGACTTCCTGTTCCTGGACGGACAGCGCCAGCGCGGGCCGACCATGGCGTTCATCCGCTGCGACCAGGGCAGCCTGCCCGTGGACCACCACACCCTCGCCCTGCACCTCGGGCCGGGCACCGGCTACGTCCACTCGGCCTACCAGGTCACCGACCTCGACGCGATCGCCGCCGGCGGCGAGTACCTGGCCGAGCGCGGCTACCAGCGCAGCTGGGGCATCGGCCGACACATCCAGGGCAGCCAACTCTTCGACTACTGGCGCGACCCCGACCGCTTCATGCTGGAGCACTTCGCCGACGGCGACCTGTTCTCCTGCGACCTCGAACCCGGATGGGCACCGATGTCGGCGAGCGGCCTGGCCCAGTGGGGGCCGCCCGTCACCCGCGACTTCCTGGGCACCAGTCCCTCCCCCGCCAAGCTCCGCGAGGTCATGACGGCCCTGCGCGACGACAACGAACTCGACCCCGCACGCCTGCTGGGCCTGATGAAAGCGATGAGCTCATGA
- a CDS encoding TetR/AcrR family transcriptional regulator, whose protein sequence is MPTSAPPKNRFERRRAETRQALVRAARQILAETGDTSASIQAIAERADVGFGSFYNHFESKTELFDAAVTDALEEFGQVIDVRVEGIDDPAELVAAGFRLTARMADSHPELMRILRDRGLSHIHSDRGLAPRALRDLEIGIASGRFSCGDATIALSALGGTLLSLVALRLDRPDLDGDEAASDLAEMVLRMLGLAADDAHEVTRRPLPDLAR, encoded by the coding sequence ATGCCGACGTCAGCCCCGCCCAAGAACCGCTTCGAGCGACGCCGTGCCGAGACCCGCCAGGCGCTCGTCCGCGCGGCCCGGCAGATCCTCGCGGAAACCGGGGACACGAGCGCGAGCATCCAGGCCATCGCCGAGCGCGCCGATGTCGGCTTCGGGTCCTTCTACAACCACTTCGAGTCGAAGACGGAGCTGTTCGACGCGGCGGTGACGGACGCCCTGGAGGAGTTCGGGCAGGTCATCGACGTGCGCGTGGAAGGCATCGACGACCCGGCCGAGCTGGTCGCGGCCGGCTTCCGGCTCACCGCCCGGATGGCCGACTCCCACCCGGAACTCATGCGAATCCTGCGCGACCGCGGCCTGTCCCACATCCACTCCGACCGCGGCCTCGCCCCACGTGCCCTGCGCGACCTGGAGATCGGCATCGCCTCGGGCCGTTTCTCCTGCGGCGATGCGACCATCGCCCTGTCCGCCCTGGGCGGCACCCTGCTGTCCCTGGTGGCTCTGCGGCTGGACCGCCCGGACCTCGACGGCGACGAGGCCGCCTCCGACCTGGCCGAGATGGTCCTGCGCATGCTCGGCCTCGCTGCGGACGACGCCCACGAGGTCACCCGGCGCCCGCTGCCCGATCTCGCCCGATGA
- a CDS encoding TetR/AcrR family transcriptional regulator, whose product MQTTDTPGRTVQRKDAHSNRRRILATARQKLRDDPDASLDSISQAAGVARRTLYGHFPSRHALIADLAREAGHELRQAFAAARTTDADPLETMTRMVLAAWTVGDHYRMLITLGRRHLGEDEIRTTLAPARAEAVATLRRGQRKGVFADHLPAPVLAQALEALMLALAEENAACPWTDPTGEAAATAFLVAAGVAPRRAALQVQEVIGRDRAAGAG is encoded by the coding sequence ATGCAGACGACCGACACCCCGGGCCGTACTGTGCAGCGCAAGGATGCTCACTCCAACCGCCGACGCATCCTCGCGACCGCCCGGCAGAAACTGCGGGACGACCCCGACGCGAGCCTCGACAGCATCTCTCAGGCGGCCGGCGTCGCCCGGCGCACCCTCTACGGACACTTCCCCAGCCGGCATGCGCTGATCGCCGACCTGGCGCGGGAAGCGGGCCATGAGCTCCGGCAGGCGTTCGCCGCGGCGCGGACCACGGATGCCGACCCGCTGGAAACGATGACACGGATGGTGCTGGCGGCATGGACGGTGGGCGACCACTACCGGATGCTCATCACCTTGGGACGGCGCCATCTGGGAGAGGACGAGATCCGCACCACCCTCGCACCGGCCCGCGCAGAAGCCGTCGCCACCCTACGGCGCGGTCAGCGCAAGGGCGTCTTCGCGGACCACCTTCCCGCACCTGTCCTCGCCCAAGCGCTGGAGGCACTGATGCTGGCCCTCGCCGAGGAGAACGCCGCATGCCCGTGGACCGACCCCACGGGCGAGGCCGCGGCGACCGCGTTCCTCGTCGCCGCCGGCGTAGCACCGCGGAGGGCCGCGCTTCAGGTGCAGGAGGTCATCGGGCGAGATCGGGCAGCGGGCGCCGGGTGA
- a CDS encoding zinc-binding dehydrogenase, translating to MDTMLAGRFHLDSKKFAVEEVPIPVPGPGEVLIEVKAAGVCLSDVHLLDGSLVPLFATSDTITVGHEVSGVIHTLGPDLKRGLSVGTRVTLEAGKTCGKCAGCVRHRPCARMLTAGIDYDGGWAEYVIAREDTLIPIPDSLPFDQAAIIPDAVSTPYAAVVATAGVRAAQSVGVWGVGGVGAHNVRLARLVGAAPIIAVDPLPSARERALAFGADLALDPAAPDFADQVRAATGGRGLDFAFDCAGVPAVRDQAASVLGLGGSLILVGITPRPLTITEGLTFNYLQKQVRGHYGGFPESVSELVQLTAAGRLDLAPSITDHIPLAEAAHAVHRLENKIGDPIRLILVP from the coding sequence ATGGACACCATGCTCGCCGGACGCTTCCACCTGGACAGCAAGAAGTTCGCCGTGGAAGAGGTCCCGATCCCCGTGCCGGGGCCGGGCGAGGTCCTCATCGAGGTCAAGGCCGCCGGCGTCTGCCTCTCCGACGTCCACCTGCTCGACGGCTCCCTCGTCCCGCTGTTCGCCACCTCCGACACCATCACCGTCGGCCACGAGGTCTCCGGGGTGATCCACACGCTCGGCCCCGACCTCAAGCGCGGCCTGTCCGTCGGCACCCGCGTCACCCTGGAGGCCGGCAAGACCTGCGGCAAGTGCGCCGGATGCGTGCGCCACCGCCCCTGCGCCCGGATGCTCACCGCCGGCATCGACTACGACGGCGGCTGGGCCGAGTACGTGATCGCCCGCGAGGACACCCTCATCCCCATCCCCGACAGCCTCCCCTTCGACCAGGCCGCGATCATCCCCGACGCGGTCTCCACCCCCTACGCCGCCGTCGTCGCCACCGCGGGCGTCCGTGCCGCCCAGTCCGTCGGGGTCTGGGGCGTGGGCGGAGTCGGCGCGCACAACGTACGCCTCGCCCGCCTGGTCGGCGCCGCCCCGATCATCGCCGTCGACCCGCTGCCCAGCGCTCGCGAGCGTGCCCTGGCGTTCGGCGCGGACCTCGCGCTCGACCCGGCAGCCCCCGACTTCGCCGACCAGGTCCGCGCAGCCACCGGCGGACGCGGCCTCGACTTCGCTTTCGACTGCGCCGGCGTCCCCGCCGTCCGCGACCAGGCCGCCTCCGTGCTCGGCCTGGGCGGCTCCCTGATCCTGGTCGGCATCACGCCCCGGCCACTGACCATCACCGAAGGACTGACCTTCAACTACCTGCAGAAGCAGGTGCGCGGCCACTACGGCGGCTTCCCCGAGTCCGTCTCCGAGCTGGTGCAGCTGACCGCGGCCGGCCGCCTCGACCTGGCCCCCTCCATCACCGACCACATCCCGCTCGCCGAGGCCGCCCACGCCGTCCACCGACTGGAGAACAAGATCGGCGACCCGATCCGCCTCATCCTCGTCCCCTGA